Part of the Carassius auratus strain Wakin unplaced genomic scaffold, ASM336829v1 scaf_tig00214950, whole genome shotgun sequence genome is shown below.
GGTAACTGAAATAGAGACAGATCTTCTCTTCCACATTATGATGCATATgtaagtgaaaagaaaaaaaaaaaaatgttggatagGGTCTGCTTCTATCCACCGGCCATTTCATTGGATGGGGGCAGATCTGAGTGCtaattttcagtcaaatgtgAAAAGGTGCGGGGTTTAAGCAGACTAAATTATTTTAGAAGTCCGACATATATTCCTACAGTGgggggaaatatttatttgatcaaataaatattttcccccacTGTATGATATATGTCAGACTTCTAACATAATTTAAGTTTGCTGGCCAACTTGcaaaaagaaatgaagggtcgGTCATTTTTATGCTAGGTTTATTTTAATGGGTAGAGAcagaatattaacaaaaaaatccagaaagaacaaattatataaaggttagaaactgATTCACATTTCAGTGAAGaaatgctatataaaaaaaaaaaatgggacctaaataaacaaatacatacatatactacACTTTAGcctttattcatttgatttaacTCTCCTCGACTCACCAGAAGAAAATGCGAAGTATATTAGCAACAAGCAGCACCAGACAGACTCTTGTTGAGAATCCTTCAGCGTTATTGGTCCTCTGGATGTCCTGGTACTGGGGGACGTAGGGCACCGCACCTCCAAACACCATCACACCAGAAGCCAGCCAGGAGAGCAGAGTCCATGAGCTCTCCATGTTCTCCTCTGAACCCTGCTCCATCGCTTAGTCCTTAATAACCAGTTTTTACACTCCCATACCCTGCAAGAAGAGGTTAGGAAAGCGtttacatttgatcaaaaatatataaagtgcaATGCAATGTAGTTAAGATTGTAtgctaggtaaaaaaaaaaagctaaaactaataaaataggCATATATTGCTGCAACAAAACCCTTACAGCACCAATAAAAGCAACAGTGCCACCTTCAGTAACCTTAAAGCTCCCACAGGAACAACAATACCTACAATATAAACACACTGTAAATGATTCATCTGGGCCTTTCTGGACATGAAATACAATGAGGGACGATTTTCAGAGTAGTCAGGAACAGTAATAGTCATCTACATGCTGCCACCCATTCTGATGGTATCTCAGCTAAACAGGAAGCTTGGGCTCACAGGAGGTCTGTGCACCAAAAGATAAGGGTCCTTTTTGTTTCTGACCAAACGTAACATCAGAAGAACAAGCTGAGTTGCATGCTCTAGAATACACAGCTGAGAAGTTATGAAATAGTTTTGAGCTTACTTTAGAGCTTCAGTTCCCCAATTCAGAACAGACATGTTTCATTAGGGTGTGAATGTTCTTTAAAGGATGTAAGAAAAGGTTTGTGATGCAAGAAAGAATAATCTAATGCTTACATATCATTGaattgtttttctgtttaattcAGATTTCTACTTGACCAGCAGCTTTACTGGCCCACACAcattaaaaagagaaagaaagaaagaaagaaaatgatgaatttaaattgtaattgtatataatgtatatttttaaacatgaattataattgtattataaacCCTTTTacggttttaaataaataaatataagagcTTTTgtaatacataattttacattaaaaaacacttaaatatttattatatttttcacacatataatttagttttcatcaaatgttacattttctttacagaaaacaaaacaatagctGGAAATAAAACAGCCATAATAATTAATCTGAAACATCAAGAGAGCTATAAATCCGTTAAAAATACTGCATTTTATATTCAATACTGTCCTATATTTGTACATTTCAGTGTTTTAATTTTGTGTGCATATATTTAGATTACCtcccttttcttgttttttccccgtttgttcaaaaaaatatatatttaaatttaaattctatttttatttaaaacacatacagtataaccatttacataaaactataaaataaatactaccAACCCAcccaaaagaaaaatctattaaaaaaaatcaattattggAATATGGTAGCATAGATGGCAAAAGAGAGTGGTTTGTCATTTTCAAACAGTTCTTAGAGATGTTGTCACTTTCAACAAAACTTTATCTTTTCTGGCCAGTACTTTAGCTTGCTAGTGTTGATGGTTGACAAGGAAATTTGCAATCTTAAAACTAAAGATCAGAATCAAGTCTAAAGGTCCTGCAACATTTTGAATGAGATTTTGTGGGTTTAAGTGATCAGATTAGTAAAGAATGTTCCCTAATCCCCATGAAGTCAGCTGGAACCCAGTACTTGAGCATTGCTCGTGATCCAGAGGTCTAGCAATGAGAGCtcctactgtactgtatatagaggTGTTGCATAACTTCTGCATTCCGTAAGGGGTTGGGCTCTTCTGACATGTCTCCACTTCTCTCTATTCTGTCTCCTATGATCAGATCATTAGATCCAAACCTACTGTAAACAGTTTTTGGGCTTTGTTGGACATATGAAGGCTATATGTTTTCTAGAAATGCAAACATGGGCATAAAATACATTTGGTAGGCCTATGCTTGAGGGACTTCATAATGCCAGGTGCACATATGTGTTATCATCTTTAGAAATCGGATCCAGCAGCAAATTTGGACAGTAGGGAAATCCCTTAA
Proteins encoded:
- the LOC113093297 gene encoding PQ-loop repeat-containing protein 1-like, with product MEQGSEENMESSWTLLSWLASGVMVFGGAVPYVPQYQDIQRTNNAEGFSTRVCLVLLVANILRIFFWKGKQFELPLLLQSVVMILTMLAMLHLCCSIQSRNRVSTKQHHIT